One part of the Halobacteriovoraceae bacterium genome encodes these proteins:
- a CDS encoding RluA family pseudouridine synthase, with protein sequence MALRNKTFTTQLYRAEYSVDEEQVGLRLDQFCQIYLESFSREDVKKKIKVGDIKILDRPGKNRPHSRLLFRDIVIIETKKTTHEDEYWQGELVQLKEKPEIVFEDDNIIVISKPPFMSTHPTGKHIFYCATVYFEMIYGHTIHSIHRLDRETSGILLLGKNPKASAILTDHFEKELVRKCYFFMAKPKRLVKEGDEFSADERLGATEEGLKRVYIHHFPIDSIHGKKAFTHFKILRVEGDYCLGLAFPKTGRQHQIRVHAMIRDIPLIGDKLYLGSFEMFQRFKDNLASREDHQLMELPRHALHSIALKIPYQGKDQIFQAPIPHDFIPWITKNFTCSLDEIEQMIKLQINEYFSKN encoded by the coding sequence ATGGCATTAAGGAACAAAACATTTACAACTCAACTCTATAGAGCTGAGTATTCTGTCGACGAAGAGCAAGTTGGTTTGCGCTTAGATCAATTCTGTCAAATTTACCTTGAGAGTTTTAGTCGAGAGGATGTTAAGAAGAAAATTAAAGTAGGTGATATCAAAATTTTGGATCGCCCTGGTAAAAATCGACCACATTCAAGACTTCTCTTTAGAGATATTGTCATCATCGAAACAAAGAAAACTACACATGAAGACGAATACTGGCAAGGAGAGCTTGTTCAACTCAAAGAGAAACCAGAAATAGTTTTTGAAGACGATAATATAATTGTGATTTCAAAACCACCTTTTATGTCAACACATCCTACTGGCAAACACATTTTTTATTGTGCTACAGTTTATTTTGAAATGATCTACGGACACACAATTCATAGCATTCACAGATTAGACAGAGAAACCTCCGGAATTCTTCTTTTGGGAAAAAACCCAAAAGCTTCTGCAATTTTAACTGATCATTTTGAAAAAGAGCTTGTTAGAAAATGTTATTTTTTTATGGCAAAACCAAAACGTCTAGTAAAAGAGGGTGATGAATTCTCTGCAGATGAAAGGCTTGGAGCAACAGAAGAAGGATTGAAGAGGGTCTATATACATCACTTCCCTATTGATTCGATTCATGGAAAAAAAGCATTTACTCATTTTAAAATTCTTAGGGTTGAAGGAGATTACTGCCTTGGGCTTGCTTTTCCAAAGACTGGCAGGCAGCATCAAATCCGTGTTCACGCTATGATTAGAGATATTCCACTTATTGGAGATAAACTTTACCTTGGAAGTTTTGAGATGTTTCAACGTTTTAAAGACAATCTTGCAAGTAGAGAAGATCACCAATTAATGGAACTTCCAAGACATGCACTTCATTCCATTGCTTTGAAAATTCCATATCAGGGAAAAGATCAAATCTTTCAGGCCCCCATTCCACACGATTTTATTCCTTGGATCACAAAGAATTTCACATGTTCACTAGACGAGATTGAACAAATGATAAAATTACAAATTAATGAGTATTTCTCAAAAAATTGA
- a CDS encoding HAD family phosphatase, whose product MDFKLYFSDFDGTLTHGHVLKSLFFDILNEIHSKKAELIIVSGRSVSWGHFFISHLPMPFAIMEGGGVIVKKNKHGLLEEEFLVSKENLNKLENIATEVISNFPMLSLSVDSAGRKTDRAIELRSLEDETIMREVKSLFDEKGVHYSQSNVHLNFWYGEISKYETVKYLVEKYFPAVDLDETVFFGDSLNDESMFKHLKHTVGVSNISNIISKLKYRPHTILEGPINEGPYGVLNFLRNTH is encoded by the coding sequence ATGGATTTTAAATTATATTTTTCTGATTTTGATGGGACTTTAACTCATGGACATGTTTTAAAGTCTCTTTTCTTTGATATCCTTAATGAAATACATTCAAAAAAGGCAGAGTTAATTATTGTTTCCGGTAGAAGTGTTTCATGGGGGCATTTTTTTATCTCGCATCTCCCTATGCCTTTTGCGATCATGGAAGGGGGAGGTGTAATCGTTAAGAAAAATAAGCATGGACTTCTCGAAGAAGAATTTCTTGTGTCTAAAGAAAATTTGAACAAGCTCGAAAATATTGCAACAGAGGTGATCTCCAATTTTCCAATGCTTTCACTTTCTGTTGACTCGGCCGGGAGAAAAACAGATAGAGCGATTGAACTTAGAAGTTTAGAAGATGAAACGATAATGAGAGAAGTAAAATCACTTTTCGATGAAAAAGGTGTTCATTATTCTCAATCTAACGTTCATTTAAATTTTTGGTATGGAGAAATCTCAAAATACGAAACAGTCAAATATTTAGTTGAAAAGTATTTTCCTGCAGTAGATTTAGATGAAACTGTTTTTTTTGGAGATTCTTTAAATGATGAATCCATGTTTAAGCATTTAAAGCATACTGTTGGTGTGAGTAATATTTCTAATATTATAAGTAAATTAAAGTATCGTCCTCATACTATTCTGGAAGGCCCAATCAATGAAGGCCCGTATGGAGTACTCAATTTTTTGAGAAATACTCATTAA
- a CDS encoding recombinase family protein, which yields MEYRDYLSKKAIYLRVSTDKQDTGLESQRLKAINYCKGRGFDLEGIEFYADKVSGARADRKELGRLLEDCREGRIDTVIVISLSRLSRSLSHLLDVTNELSSMSVTLISIQEQIDFSTPIGKMILAVVGSIAQLEREQISARVRRGLELAKANGKSLGRARKIDHDLVINLFKQGLSYRQIAEASKSSSSNCYRIVQKYLEQNQP from the coding sequence ATGGAGTATAGAGATTATCTTTCTAAGAAGGCTATCTATCTTAGAGTTAGTACAGATAAGCAAGATACTGGTCTGGAAAGCCAGAGGTTAAAGGCAATAAATTATTGCAAAGGAAGGGGCTTTGACCTTGAAGGCATTGAGTTTTATGCGGATAAGGTCAGTGGTGCTAGAGCTGACAGGAAAGAACTAGGAAGGTTGCTTGAAGATTGCAGAGAAGGAAGGATTGATACTGTCATAGTGATTTCACTATCTCGGTTGTCCCGTTCCCTTAGTCACTTATTAGATGTCACAAATGAATTATCCTCGATGAGCGTGACGCTTATATCCATTCAAGAACAAATCGACTTTTCTACACCTATTGGCAAAATGATTTTGGCAGTTGTCGGTAGTATCGCTCAATTAGAACGTGAGCAAATTTCAGCTCGTGTTCGCAGAGGTCTTGAGTTAGCTAAAGCCAATGGAAAGTCTCTTGGCCGAGCGAGAAAGATAGACCACGATTTGGTAATCAATCTATTTAAGCAGGGTCTCTCATATAGGCAGATTGCAGAAGCCTCAAAGTCCAGTAGTTCAAATTGCTATCGAATAGTTCAAAAGTACCTAGAGCAAAATCAGCCTTAA
- a CDS encoding toxin-antitoxin system HicB family antitoxin, translating to MAKFKPKKEGKQQEVAITVRLPEDIHKRLAKFSDKEDLSINKMITQMIEHCLNEANG from the coding sequence ATGGCAAAATTCAAACCGAAAAAAGAAGGTAAACAACAAGAAGTCGCTATAACAGTCAGACTTCCAGAGGACATTCATAAAAGATTGGCAAAGTTCTCTGACAAGGAAGACTTGAGTATCAATAAGATGATTACTCAAATGATAGAACACTGCTTAAATGAAGCTAATGGATAA
- the dcm gene encoding DNA (cytosine-5-)-methyltransferase: MLDSALNQSKNISKKSGTKTDKSLKDLNVLSLFSGCGGMDLGFEGAFEVHKDSVNQNIHSDWVQEETRKDWIKLAPTRFKTVFANDIRPGAEKAWNNFFINNYDAENGSFHLESIVDRVKRYWDGEKGVFPSNIDVVTGGFPCQDFSVAGKRKGFSSHKSHHGGLLGEGPTEENRGKLYMWMREVIDITRPKMFIAENVKGLISLGDVKEIIQNDFQEIGEDGYIVVNGEVLHSAYYGVPQSRERVFFIGFRKDLLKKKALEALSKNEIPEDFTPFPKKTHYLNKEENTCGTLVPFVPLKKVFKDLKEPEFTNDPDQKSYSKAKWYGKHCQGNKEINLDKIGPTIRAEHHGNIEFRRLSSEHGGEISKELNKGLSERRLTIRECCRVQTFPDTYKFVGEKRGVGVSSSEAYKLIGNAVPPLLAYHLAKRIEELWPKVFKK; the protein is encoded by the coding sequence ATGCTTGATAGTGCTTTAAATCAGTCTAAAAATATATCAAAGAAATCAGGTACAAAAACAGATAAAAGTTTAAAAGACTTAAATGTTCTTAGCCTCTTTAGTGGGTGCGGAGGCATGGATTTGGGCTTTGAAGGTGCTTTTGAGGTTCATAAAGATAGCGTTAATCAAAATATTCATTCTGATTGGGTACAGGAAGAAACTCGAAAAGATTGGATTAAACTAGCACCAACAAGATTTAAGACAGTTTTTGCTAATGATATTCGTCCGGGTGCTGAAAAGGCATGGAATAATTTCTTTATTAACAATTACGATGCTGAGAATGGTTCTTTTCACTTAGAAAGTATTGTCGATAGGGTAAAACGATATTGGGATGGAGAGAAGGGGGTATTTCCTTCAAACATTGATGTCGTAACAGGCGGATTTCCGTGTCAGGATTTCTCTGTAGCAGGGAAAAGAAAAGGTTTTAGCTCACATAAAAGTCATCATGGTGGTTTATTAGGTGAAGGCCCTACTGAAGAGAATAGAGGCAAACTTTATATGTGGATGAGAGAAGTTATAGACATCACTCGCCCAAAAATGTTTATAGCTGAAAATGTTAAAGGGCTTATTTCGCTAGGTGACGTTAAAGAGATAATTCAAAATGATTTTCAAGAAATTGGAGAGGATGGCTATATAGTAGTAAATGGAGAAGTATTACACTCCGCCTATTATGGTGTACCTCAGTCTAGGGAGAGAGTATTTTTTATTGGTTTCAGAAAAGACCTGCTTAAAAAGAAGGCTTTGGAAGCTCTATCTAAAAATGAAATTCCTGAAGATTTCACGCCTTTTCCTAAAAAAACACATTACTTAAATAAAGAAGAAAATACTTGCGGAACTTTAGTGCCTTTTGTTCCTTTGAAAAAAGTCTTCAAAGACTTAAAAGAGCCTGAATTTACGAATGACCCTGACCAAAAGTCTTATTCAAAAGCAAAGTGGTATGGAAAGCATTGTCAGGGTAATAAAGAAATTAACTTAGATAAGATTGGTCCAACGATAAGGGCAGAGCATCATGGCAATATTGAGTTTAGAAGACTGTCTTCAGAACATGGCGGAGAAATCTCAAAAGAACTTAATAAAGGATTATCTGAAAGAAGGCTAACGATTAGAGAGTGTTGTAGAGTTCAGACTTTTCCTGATACCTATAAGTTTGTTGGAGAAAAAAGAGGCGTGGGTGTTAGTAGTTCTGAAGCCTACAAGCTAATTGGTAACGCAGTTCCGCCTCTATTAGCCTATCATTTAGCAAAAAGAATAGAAGAGTTGTGGCCAAAAGTATTTAAGAAGTAA
- a CDS encoding recombinase family protein, which translates to MSNIIDFFHEPEVLTKEFLHQKYVLEGLSCAEISRSVASSRTTILKRLKECNIELRPVGSNQKRKRGVGYGEKVEKRKLIEHKREAETIRKMRELRDKGFSYRKIAEVLNTMKVPTKTGRGKWHGKTVYQILSLRDIG; encoded by the coding sequence ATGTCGAATATCATTGACTTCTTTCATGAGCCTGAAGTCTTGACCAAAGAGTTCCTCCACCAAAAATATGTCTTAGAAGGCCTCTCTTGTGCCGAAATTTCGAGGTCTGTGGCGTCCTCCCGAACGACTATATTAAAACGACTTAAAGAGTGCAATATCGAACTTCGACCAGTTGGGTCTAACCAGAAAAGAAAGCGTGGCGTTGGGTATGGAGAAAAAGTAGAGAAGAGAAAATTGATTGAACATAAGCGAGAGGCTGAAACAATTCGGAAAATGCGTGAACTTAGGGACAAAGGTTTTAGTTATAGGAAGATTGCTGAAGTTCTCAACACAATGAAAGTTCCCACAAAAACAGGGCGAGGGAAATGGCACGGAAAAACTGTTTATCAAATTTTGTCTCTAAGGGATATAGGATAG
- a CDS encoding transposase, translating to MLNYFKRRLTNARTEGYNNVCKQLQKRAYGYRNFNNYRLKVLYACR from the coding sequence ATATTAAATTATTTTAAAAGAAGGCTGACGAATGCAAGAACAGAAGGTTATAACAACGTCTGTAAGCAGCTCCAGAAGCGGGCTTACGGATATAGGAACTTCAATAACTATCGATTGAAAGTGCTTTATGCCTGTCGTTGA
- a CDS encoding BLUF domain-containing protein, whose translation MFQLIYVSTSVRDMSKEELLTLLDHSVENNKKNNLTGMLLYGGGNFIQIIEGEKNKVKSLYEIIKQDNRHRGCITLVSKEVEERLFPGWSMGFKYLTENDKNEIEGFTEFLDRKMEPIEFANRSDDILNLLYSFRKYNR comes from the coding sequence ATGTTTCAATTGATTTATGTGAGTACTTCTGTACGTGATATGAGTAAAGAAGAGTTATTAACTTTATTAGATCACAGTGTAGAAAATAATAAGAAAAATAATTTAACCGGAATGCTACTTTATGGAGGAGGAAATTTTATACAAATTATTGAAGGTGAGAAAAATAAGGTGAAATCACTTTATGAGATTATAAAACAAGATAATAGACATCGAGGTTGTATAACATTAGTTAGCAAAGAAGTAGAAGAGAGATTATTTCCAGGTTGGTCGATGGGTTTTAAATATTTGACCGAGAATGACAAGAATGAAATTGAGGGATTTACTGAATTTTTAGATAGGAAAATGGAACCAATTGAATTTGCAAATAGGTCTGATGATATATTAAATCTTTTATATAGTTTTAGAAAATATAACCGTTAA
- a CDS encoding pirin family protein, giving the protein MHKHWVGDGFHVYNLLRPSEELNKFISPFILIDYASPEIFPKTDIPKGVGEHPHRGFETVTFAYQGEIEHRDSSGGGGIIKPGDVQWMTAGKGVVHDEFHSVEFSKRGGIFEMVQLWVNLPKKDKLTKPKYQGIKSKDIPVIKINNSTNLRVIAGEYEGTKGPSSTFTPINIFDISSSAKENLHLELDENTNTVLLILSGELDINNTKYMDQSAVIFEREGNDLNFTTSSNFKALLLNGEPIDEPMVAHGPFVMNTELEIVEAITDYQNGVMGKL; this is encoded by the coding sequence ATACATAAACATTGGGTTGGGGATGGCTTTCATGTTTATAATTTATTAAGGCCATCAGAAGAATTAAATAAATTCATCAGTCCATTTATACTTATCGATTATGCAAGTCCAGAAATATTCCCAAAAACAGATATACCAAAAGGAGTTGGTGAACATCCTCATCGAGGATTTGAGACTGTAACATTTGCTTACCAAGGCGAAATAGAACACAGGGATTCTTCTGGTGGTGGAGGGATTATAAAACCCGGAGATGTACAATGGATGACCGCAGGTAAAGGTGTCGTACATGATGAGTTTCACTCTGTAGAATTTTCTAAAAGAGGCGGAATCTTTGAAATGGTTCAACTCTGGGTAAATCTCCCAAAAAAAGACAAACTAACGAAACCAAAGTATCAAGGAATTAAAAGTAAGGATATTCCAGTCATTAAAATAAACAATAGCACAAATCTTAGAGTAATCGCCGGTGAATATGAAGGAACAAAAGGCCCATCATCTACTTTTACACCCATAAATATTTTTGACATTTCTAGTTCAGCAAAAGAAAACCTGCATTTAGAGTTAGATGAAAATACAAATACTGTTCTTTTGATTCTAAGTGGAGAATTAGATATAAACAACACAAAGTACATGGACCAGAGCGCAGTGATTTTTGAAAGAGAGGGAAATGACTTAAATTTTACCACATCATCAAATTTCAAAGCACTCCTCTTAAATGGAGAACCAATTGATGAACCGATGGTCGCTCATGGCCCATTTGTCATGAATACAGAACTTGAAATTGTTGAAGCAATTACTGATTACCAAAATGGAGTAATGGGCAAATTATAA
- a CDS encoding RnfABCDGE type electron transport complex subunit D encodes MIHTILKSDIRIFQIIVMSLLLGTGVFVYDFTLNYQQVALTFIAGILSQIFWIHHLGLNKSSLLSAVITCLGLALLLRANSLWVHPLVSVIAISSKFWFQVSKKHFFNPSAFGIVLALLFFPNTWLSPGQWGSTTSSGIWLAAIGCLIASRAKRIDISWLYLFFYLGGLFIRNLYLGYEIEIFWHSASSGSLLLFAFFMISDPKTSPDHIFGKIILALIIATLSLFMQYYLYITNGHIYALIGTSFFVPLLNKWIQAESFKWRNNEDFRVSNNHLNVHS; translated from the coding sequence ATGATCCATACAATTTTAAAATCTGACATTCGAATTTTCCAAATTATTGTCATGAGTTTACTGCTAGGAACAGGTGTTTTCGTCTATGATTTTACTCTAAATTACCAACAAGTTGCTTTAACATTTATCGCAGGAATTCTTAGTCAGATTTTTTGGATCCATCATCTTGGTCTTAACAAAAGTAGTCTTTTAAGTGCGGTCATAACATGTTTAGGACTGGCCCTACTTCTTAGAGCAAACTCCCTTTGGGTGCACCCTTTAGTAAGTGTAATTGCTATTAGTTCAAAGTTTTGGTTTCAGGTGAGTAAAAAACATTTTTTTAACCCTTCGGCCTTCGGTATTGTACTGGCCTTGTTGTTTTTTCCTAACACTTGGTTATCACCTGGTCAATGGGGTTCAACTACCTCAAGCGGAATTTGGCTGGCAGCAATCGGTTGTCTTATTGCCTCAAGAGCAAAAAGAATAGATATCTCTTGGTTGTACTTATTCTTTTATTTAGGTGGTCTGTTTATACGAAATCTTTATCTCGGTTATGAAATAGAGATTTTCTGGCATTCTGCCTCTAGTGGTTCACTTTTGCTCTTTGCATTCTTTATGATTTCAGATCCTAAAACATCTCCGGATCATATTTTTGGTAAAATCATACTAGCGTTAATCATTGCCACTCTTTCTTTGTTCATGCAATATTATCTATATATAACAAACGGCCATATTTACGCTTTGATTGGTACCTCTTTTTTTGTTCCCTTATTGAACAAATGGATTCAGGCGGAATCTTTTAAATGGAGAAATAATGAAGATTTTAGGGTTTCAAATAATCATCTTAATGTCCATAGCTAA
- a CDS encoding DUF2330 domain-containing protein, which yields MKILGFQIIILMSIANHLQAFCGFYVAKADTSLYNKASQVVLVRDGDRTVISMMNDYEGELQNFAMVVPVPTVLKEGQVNVGEKKLFSRIDSFTAPRLVEYFDPDPCAPIIQKSFFSGMKNLPTDTMRNTGGGSNSHGVTVEAQYTVGEYDIVILSAKESNGLETWLRENGYSIPKGANQALAPYIKQEMKFFVAKVNLEEQNKMGLSYLRPLQFAFNSEKFMLPIRLGMLNAKGPQELFVYVLTKNGRVETTNYQTVKLPTDVNIPVYVKKEFDTFYRSMFDQQVKEERMKAVFTEYFWDMGWCDPCAADPLSKEELRGLGVFWVNSDNAQSQLRPFGTGAQPVKVTRLHLRYTKETFPDDLMFQETKDKSNFQGRYVINHPWAADVTKCSEAKTYLDSLPSRFEKEAQNLSNLTGIDINEIRKKIKIQFPQVKEDNKESWWEGLWKK from the coding sequence ATGAAGATTTTAGGGTTTCAAATAATCATCTTAATGTCCATAGCTAATCACCTCCAAGCATTTTGCGGTTTCTATGTCGCGAAAGCAGACACCTCTCTGTATAATAAGGCCTCTCAAGTAGTTTTAGTAAGAGATGGAGATAGAACCGTAATTAGCATGATGAATGATTATGAAGGCGAACTTCAAAATTTTGCCATGGTTGTGCCAGTTCCTACTGTACTAAAAGAAGGACAAGTTAACGTCGGTGAAAAAAAACTTTTTTCTAGAATCGATTCGTTTACAGCACCAAGACTTGTTGAGTACTTTGATCCAGATCCTTGTGCACCAATCATTCAAAAGTCATTTTTTAGTGGAATGAAAAATTTGCCAACAGATACAATGCGAAACACAGGAGGGGGAAGCAATTCTCATGGAGTTACAGTTGAAGCTCAGTACACTGTGGGTGAATATGATATCGTCATTCTCTCCGCTAAAGAATCAAATGGTCTTGAAACATGGCTAAGAGAGAATGGATACTCAATCCCCAAGGGAGCAAATCAAGCTCTCGCTCCGTATATTAAACAAGAAATGAAATTCTTCGTCGCTAAAGTAAATCTTGAAGAACAAAATAAAATGGGTCTATCTTATTTAAGACCACTTCAATTTGCTTTCAACTCAGAGAAATTTATGCTTCCAATTCGATTGGGTATGCTTAATGCAAAAGGTCCACAAGAACTTTTTGTCTATGTTCTCACTAAAAATGGACGGGTAGAGACCACTAATTATCAAACTGTAAAGTTACCTACGGATGTAAATATTCCTGTTTATGTAAAGAAAGAATTCGATACATTTTATCGCTCAATGTTTGACCAACAAGTGAAAGAAGAACGAATGAAGGCCGTCTTTACTGAGTACTTTTGGGATATGGGTTGGTGTGATCCTTGTGCCGCTGACCCACTTTCAAAAGAAGAGCTAAGAGGTCTTGGTGTTTTTTGGGTCAATTCTGACAATGCTCAAAGTCAGCTACGCCCATTTGGAACAGGAGCACAACCAGTTAAAGTTACTCGACTTCATCTTCGTTATACTAAAGAAACCTTTCCTGACGATCTTATGTTCCAAGAAACTAAAGATAAGTCGAATTTTCAGGGACGTTATGTGATCAATCACCCTTGGGCAGCTGATGTGACAAAATGCAGTGAAGCGAAAACATACTTAGACTCACTTCCTTCACGTTTTGAAAAAGAAGCACAAAACCTCTCGAACCTCACAGGGATAGACATTAATGAAATCCGCAAAAAGATAAAAATTCAGTTTCCTCAAGTAAAAGAAGATAACAAAGAAAGTTGGTGGGAAGGTCTGTGGAAAAAATGA
- a CDS encoding polysaccharide deacetylase family protein: MSKTRFLIILITLLTSCAHRPIHLKSDPKIKPTKGVSPKVISNKPKKWGTNLEGILTNIKTKRKIMALTFDACDNFAGTDYELINYLIENKIRATLFVSYKWIKHNRELLKKISALNFFQIENHGFTHRPLSVNGASAYGIRGTNSYLEVKNEVLENSRQIASITGINPQLFRSGTAHYDEMSIKILKDMKVKPIGFSINGDGGGKYSGDQLYSALTSNPRPGDIVIMHMNKPSASRLKGFKSAIEKLKSEKFEFVLLRNLSTPKFNNN, translated from the coding sequence ATGTCGAAAACAAGATTTTTGATAATTTTAATCACTCTACTCACTTCCTGTGCTCATAGGCCAATCCACTTAAAATCGGATCCTAAAATTAAACCCACAAAAGGGGTCAGTCCTAAGGTCATATCAAACAAACCTAAAAAATGGGGTACAAATCTTGAAGGAATATTAACGAATATTAAAACTAAAAGAAAAATCATGGCCCTTACATTTGATGCTTGCGATAATTTTGCAGGTACTGATTATGAATTAATAAACTATTTAATTGAAAATAAAATTAGGGCGACATTATTTGTGAGTTATAAATGGATAAAGCATAACAGAGAACTTTTAAAAAAAATTTCAGCTCTCAATTTTTTTCAGATTGAAAACCACGGTTTCACTCATAGGCCATTATCAGTTAATGGAGCAAGTGCATATGGTATAAGGGGTACAAATTCATACCTAGAAGTAAAAAATGAAGTTCTAGAAAATTCAAGACAAATTGCAAGTATCACTGGAATAAATCCTCAACTGTTCAGATCAGGAACTGCTCATTATGATGAAATGAGTATAAAAATTTTAAAAGATATGAAAGTAAAACCCATAGGTTTTAGCATTAATGGTGATGGAGGGGGTAAATACAGTGGAGATCAACTTTATTCAGCACTCACAAGTAACCCACGACCTGGAGATATTGTCATAATGCATATGAATAAACCATCGGCCTCTAGATTAAAGGGATTTAAGAGTGCAATTGAAAAATTAAAAAGTGAAAAATTTGAGTTTGTTCTTTTAAGAAATTTAAGCACTCCTAAATTTAATAATAACTAA
- a CDS encoding succinylglutamate desuccinylase/aspartoacylase family protein → MSNDIVLIKTKDDLEISELEPGEVHRIYVQLTDNSLGVPWKVPLVVVKGVEEGPIFGITAALHGNELNGISTIFKLIEEIDPKKLKGSLILVPISNIPGYLMKSRYFSDSVDLNRIMPGKPDGITSNLYAHYFTSKIVKKFDYLLDLHTASHGRVNSLYIRADLDNEVTRTLAYLQNPQIIVKKFDVEGTLRGWANENGIPSITIEIGNPSAFQHSLIDETLEGILNTMRHYGMIEGEVKDMVTDAIICDNSYWIYSKKGGIVDVHPSLADKVQKGQRIAIVYDVFGQIREEILANKNGVVIGKNINPNCDAGTRVLHLGVNLIEPKPESIPGHDDFALGD, encoded by the coding sequence ATGAGTAATGATATTGTATTAATTAAAACCAAAGATGACCTTGAAATTTCTGAACTTGAACCAGGAGAAGTTCATAGGATTTATGTTCAGCTAACAGATAATTCTCTTGGAGTCCCATGGAAAGTACCCTTAGTCGTTGTTAAAGGGGTTGAAGAGGGTCCTATATTTGGAATTACTGCTGCTTTACATGGAAATGAACTAAATGGGATCTCCACCATTTTCAAACTTATTGAAGAAATAGATCCAAAGAAACTTAAAGGATCCCTCATTCTAGTCCCCATAAGTAACATTCCTGGCTATTTGATGAAAAGTAGATACTTTTCTGATTCTGTTGATTTAAATAGAATTATGCCAGGTAAACCTGATGGAATAACAAGTAACCTTTATGCTCATTATTTCACATCAAAAATTGTTAAAAAATTTGATTATTTATTGGATTTACATACTGCCAGTCATGGAAGAGTTAATAGCTTATATATCCGAGCTGACCTTGATAATGAGGTAACAAGAACATTGGCCTATTTACAAAATCCACAAATTATCGTTAAAAAATTTGATGTAGAAGGTACATTAAGAGGGTGGGCCAATGAAAATGGTATTCCCTCTATTACGATCGAAATTGGTAATCCAAGTGCCTTTCAACATTCTCTTATTGATGAAACCCTCGAAGGTATTCTCAACACCATGAGACACTATGGTATGATCGAGGGAGAAGTAAAAGACATGGTCACTGATGCAATCATTTGTGATAATTCATACTGGATCTATTCTAAAAAAGGTGGAATTGTTGATGTTCATCCTTCTTTGGCAGATAAGGTACAAAAAGGACAACGTATAGCCATTGTTTATGATGTTTTTGGTCAGATTAGAGAAGAAATTCTTGCCAATAAAAATGGTGTTGTGATCGGCAAAAATATTAATCCCAATTGTGATGCAGGCACCAGAGTTTTACATTTAGGAGTGAACTTAATTGAGCCAAAACCTGAAAGTATTCCAGGGCATGATGATTTCGCTCTAGGTGATTAG